In Roseivirga misakiensis, a single genomic region encodes these proteins:
- a CDS encoding tRNA-binding protein: protein MTGLIDWKDFEKVSIRVGTIIKAETYAEARNPAYILHVDLGEKLGVKKSSAQITALYQPEDLLGKQVVCITNFPPKQIGKIMSEVLVTGFPNSDGQVVLCTPDTKVPNGVKLF from the coding sequence ATGACGGGCCTCATTGACTGGAAAGATTTCGAGAAAGTTTCGATAAGAGTAGGGACAATCATAAAGGCTGAAACGTATGCCGAAGCTAGGAATCCTGCCTACATATTACATGTGGATCTTGGTGAAAAGTTGGGGGTAAAAAAGTCTAGTGCTCAAATCACAGCACTTTATCAACCAGAAGATCTTTTAGGGAAGCAAGTCGTTTGCATCACGAACTTCCCCCCCAAACAAATCGGAAAAATCATGTCTGAAGTATTGGTTACTGGATTTCCGAATTCAGATGGACAAGTAGTACTTTGCACTCCTGATACAAAAGTTCCTAATGGGGTTAAACTCTTCTAA